The Tubulanus polymorphus chromosome 1, tnTubPoly1.2, whole genome shotgun sequence genome contains a region encoding:
- the LOC141898119 gene encoding uncharacterized protein LOC141898119 has translation MWFLLQVLDLIPSVAYAASSTTPSTTTTATTTATKAKVAQQVPPSASAPDEGFFTQEVITGFGIGAGFIAALLIICCLLRYCCGQDSDVFGDKKAKPKNRIAPG, from the exons atGTGGTTTCTTCTACAAGTATTAGACTTAATTCCATCCGTCGCATATGCAGCGTCATCGACTACGCCATCAACTACGACAACAGCAACAACCACAGCTACCAAGGCCAAGGTCGCCCAACAAGTGCCCCCATCTGCAAGT GCACCGGACGAAGGATTTTTTACTCAAGAAGTGATCACTGGTTTTGGAATAGGAGCAGGTTTCATCGCCGCTCTTCTCATAATATGTTGCCTATTACGATACTGCTGTGGACAGGATAGTGACGTTTTCGGTGATAAAAAAGCCAAGCCTAAAAACAGAATCGCACCTGGTTGA
- the LOC141915354 gene encoding uncharacterized protein LOC141915354 — protein MDSDSAEMGSDVRRKRLDELFVTNPTQSGSPSVSPRKSSPSPVLPSPRVYPSYGKPVAPGYTTNTRLSWIHELEIQSSTSNRSLKESIPIMPKSLAVICFLFNITVPGLGTFLAGLSLFCCGKPRLIEEDDVTGFLNNTWTALLQLLSTPLLLIGWIWSVVWGVLFLKLSVSEPLDYGGNGSTAQSRRSTDDQSEEPPMIVLQEAPVTCSVATIQATRDLQRLNLRHQRNGRNRQIIDNRLDFLREGTMDDLVRVSAAVFGMSMISDDNTAAAAGPSQEIQHPSQSSK, from the exons ATGGACAGCGACTCCGCCGAGATGGGGTCTGATGTAAGACGAAAAAGACTTGACGAATTATTCGTGACAAATCCGACACAGAGTGGGTCACCGTCCGTATCGCCGAGAAAATCTTCACCTTCTCCGGTTCTACCCTCGCCAAGGGTTTACCCGTCTTACGGTAAACCCGTTGCACCCGGGTATACGACGAATACTCGATTGTCGTGGATACATGAACTAGAAATACAATCATCGACGTCGAATCGTAGTTTGAAAGAATCAATACCGATCATGCCGAAATCTTTAGCTGTCATATGTTTCTTATTCAATATTACAGTACCCGGCTTAG GTACATTTCTTGCTGGTTTAAGTCTATTTTGTTGTGGAAAACCACGTCTCATAGAGGAAGATGACGTCACGGGTTTCTTGAATAATACATGGACTGCATTGTTACAGTTACTTAGTACTCCTTTATTGTTGATTGGTTGGATATGGAGCGTTGTTTGGGGTGTTCTTTTTTTGAAACTTTCAG TAAGTGAACCCCTTGATTATGGAGGAAACGGAAGCACTGCACAATCGAGAAGGTCAACAGATGACCAATCAGAGGAGCCGCCCATGATCGTTCTCCAAGAGGCACCGGTCACGTGTTCAGTGGCGACAATACAGGCGACACGTGATCTGCAGAGGTTAAATCTACGTCACCAACGAAATGGTCGTAACAGacaaattattgataatcGGTTGGACTTTTTACGGGAAGGGACGATGGATGACTTAGTGAGAGTGAGTGCAGCGGTGTTTGGAATGAGTATGATTTCAGATGATAataccgctgctgctgctggacCGAGTCAGGAAATACAACATCCGTCACAATCATCGAAATAA
- the LOC141914930 gene encoding uncharacterized protein LOC141914930 — MFITVNYGDNEFEIFNPNCKNHLLLENIRKRCNCQIHDIVELCDDKGVIKHLRSNPFDYGTNYVTSRENLVLVKVDTEDNENNRTTYISLLAGKETDTQFMSNLNPKMMSLSSLRKNSRGIRSLTPERPAAAAAAARSVERKLSTSSRYDGRRISSDRSAGRESVTSSNRRLSQRKRSVTSPRRRSTSHNPS, encoded by the exons ATGTTTATTACCGTTAATTACGGAg ATAACgagtttgaaatattcaatccGAATTGTAagaatcatttattattaGAGAACATCAGAAAAAGATGTAACTGTCAAATACACG ATATAGTTGAGTTATGCGATGATAAAGGGGTGATAAAACATCTTCGGTCGAACCCTTTTGATTACGGAACAAACTACGTCACAAGCCGGGAAAATCTCGTCCTCgttaaagttgata CTGaggataatgaaaataatcgcACCACGTATATATCACTATTGGCTGGAAAAGAAACGGATACTCAATTCATGT caaATCTGAATCCAAAGATGATGAGTCTATCTTCACTGCGTAAAAATAGTCGCGGGATACGCTCGCTCACACCGGAACGaccggcggcggcggcggcggcggcgcggTCTGTAGAGAGAAAACTATCGACGTCATCGCGTTACGATGGCAGACGAATATCTAGTGACCGGTCAGCCGGACGTGAATCAGTGACCAGCAGCAACAGACGTCTCTCACAACGCAAACGATCGGTTACATCACCTCGTAGACGTTCTACTTCTCATAATCCATCGTAA